The Amblyomma americanum isolate KBUSLIRL-KWMA chromosome 3, ASM5285725v1, whole genome shotgun sequence genome window below encodes:
- the cold gene encoding coiled, translating into MFPWLLLILSFAPTCFALECYVCTSQDKNNEKCTETIKTCDPSETRCLTEVRWGSTPYWAASGEKQYYISKHCSTEENCLNQTLRYEDRCDRIWYNDWECVECCTGDRCNYYVTLGAGLLRPSAWTCIAALAVGLLACVRVS; encoded by the exons ATGTTTCCCTGGTTACTGCTGAttttgtcattcgcaccgacct GCTTTGCCCTGGAATGCTACGTTTGCACGAGCCAAGACAAGAACAACGAGAAATGCACAGAGACCATCAAAACATGTGATCCCTCTGAGACGCGCTGCCTTACCGAAGTTCGTTGGGGAA GTACGCCATATTGGGCTGCTTCTGGAGAAAAACAATACTACATCAGCAAGCACTGCTCCACAGAGGAGAACTGCCTCAACCAGACCTTGCGCTATGAAGATCGCTGTGATCGTATCTGGTACAATGACTGGGAGTGCGTCGAATGCTGCACTGGCGACCGCTGCAACTACTATGTGACG CTTGGTGCAGGGCTCTTGAGGCCATCAGCGTGGACCTGCATAGCTGCACTTGCTGTTGGACTGCTAGCCTGCGTCAGGGTTTCATGA